One Streptomyces sp. NBC_00102 DNA segment encodes these proteins:
- a CDS encoding DUF1059 domain-containing protein, which produces MTRKVADCRKYPSVSGCSLTISGEEDEVVRAATEHAVSVHDHTDSPELREQVRASLEDEKVAV; this is translated from the coding sequence ATGACCAGGAAAGTCGCCGACTGCCGGAAGTATCCGAGCGTGTCGGGCTGCTCGCTGACCATCTCCGGCGAGGAGGACGAGGTCGTCCGCGCGGCGACCGAGCACGCCGTCTCGGTCCACGACCACACGGACAGCCCCGAACTGCGGGAGCAGGTCAGGGCGTCCCTGGAGGACGAGAAGGTCGCGGTCTGA
- the ilvA gene encoding threonine ammonia-lyase has protein sequence MSFRTSAPFPSLILDDVRGAQKILSGVARTTAMEGSRHLSELVGAPVQFKCENLQRTGSFKLRGAYVRIAGLTPEERAGGVVAASAGNHAQGVALASSLLGVRSTVFMPVGAPLPKVAATREYGAEVRLHGQVVDETLAAAQEYAERAGAVFIHPFDHPDIIAGQGTVGLEILEQCPEVRTIVVGIGGGGLAAGIAVAVKALRPDVKIIGVQAAGAAAYPPSLAAGYPVALDTVPQTMADGIKVGRPGDVPFRLIHELVDEVRTVTEDELSSALLLCLERAKLVVEPAGASPVAALLSNPKSFRGPVVAVLSGGNVDPLLMQRILRHGLAAAGRYLSLRVRIVDRPGALAALLATLSGSDANVLDISHVRTEPRLGLTEAEVELHLETKGPEHCEEVAAVLRGAGHLIVE, from the coding sequence ATGAGCTTCCGTACGTCCGCCCCTTTTCCGTCGCTGATCCTCGACGACGTCCGGGGCGCCCAGAAAATACTGTCCGGAGTGGCCAGGACGACCGCGATGGAGGGCAGCCGCCACCTGTCGGAGCTCGTCGGTGCCCCCGTCCAGTTCAAGTGTGAGAACCTGCAGCGCACCGGCTCCTTCAAGCTGCGCGGCGCGTACGTGCGCATCGCCGGACTCACCCCGGAGGAACGGGCGGGCGGAGTCGTCGCCGCGAGTGCCGGAAACCATGCGCAGGGTGTCGCGCTCGCCTCCTCGCTGCTCGGCGTACGCTCCACCGTCTTCATGCCGGTGGGCGCCCCCCTCCCCAAGGTGGCGGCGACACGCGAGTACGGCGCCGAGGTCCGGCTGCACGGCCAGGTCGTCGACGAGACCCTGGCCGCCGCCCAGGAATACGCGGAGCGGGCCGGAGCGGTCTTCATCCACCCCTTCGACCACCCCGACATCATCGCGGGCCAGGGCACCGTCGGCCTGGAGATCCTCGAACAGTGCCCCGAGGTCCGCACCATCGTCGTCGGCATCGGTGGCGGCGGACTGGCGGCCGGCATCGCCGTCGCGGTCAAGGCGCTCCGCCCCGACGTGAAGATCATCGGCGTGCAGGCGGCCGGCGCCGCCGCGTACCCGCCCTCACTGGCCGCCGGGTACCCCGTCGCCCTGGACACGGTGCCGCAGACGATGGCCGACGGCATCAAGGTGGGGCGCCCCGGCGACGTACCGTTCCGCCTGATCCACGAGCTGGTGGACGAGGTCCGTACGGTCACCGAGGACGAGCTCTCCAGCGCCCTGCTGCTCTGCCTGGAGCGGGCCAAGCTCGTCGTCGAACCCGCGGGTGCCAGCCCGGTCGCCGCGCTGCTCAGCAACCCGAAGTCCTTCCGGGGCCCCGTCGTCGCCGTGCTCTCCGGCGGAAACGTGGACCCGCTGCTCATGCAGCGCATCCTCCGTCACGGACTGGCCGCCGCCGGCCGCTATCTCAGCCTGCGGGTACGGATCGTGGACCGCCCCGGAGCGCTCGCCGCGCTGCTGGCCACCCTGTCCGGATCCGACGCGAACGTGCTCGACATCAGCCACGTACGGACCGAGCCGCGCCTCGGCCTCACCGAGGCGGAGGTCGAGCTGCACCTGGAGACCAAGGGCCCGGAACACTGCGAGGAGGTCGCCGCCGTCCTCAGGGGGGCGGGCCACCTCATCGTGGAGTGA
- a CDS encoding MarR family winged helix-turn-helix transcriptional regulator, whose product MPPQDMTNAASPSGDDVSPPQGPDPVVLDTLQHQVAVFARRAEQTRLGGVGKVRNSMDRAAYLLLNRLDREGPMGVKALAAGMGIDSSTVTRQVAPLVDTGLVKRTSHPEDGRAVVLQLSPRGQARLDEVRTSRRDLMSQVTDDWTEEERETFCALLTRFNGALAVRQAAHQQQGD is encoded by the coding sequence ATGCCCCCTCAGGACATGACGAATGCTGCGTCTCCTTCCGGGGACGACGTCTCCCCTCCACAGGGGCCCGACCCCGTCGTACTCGACACTCTCCAGCACCAGGTGGCGGTATTCGCCCGACGTGCGGAGCAGACCCGTCTCGGTGGCGTCGGCAAGGTCCGCAACTCGATGGACCGGGCCGCCTACCTGCTGCTCAACCGGCTGGACCGGGAAGGCCCGATGGGCGTGAAGGCGCTGGCCGCGGGGATGGGCATCGACTCCTCCACGGTGACCCGCCAGGTCGCCCCGCTCGTGGACACCGGGCTGGTCAAGCGGACCTCGCACCCTGAGGACGGCAGGGCCGTCGTGCTCCAGCTCTCACCGCGCGGCCAGGCCCGCCTGGACGAGGTACGCACCTCCCGCCGCGATCTGATGTCGCAGGTCACGGACGACTGGACCGAGGAGGAGCGGGAGACGTTCTGCGCGCTGCTGACCCGTTTCAACGGTGCGCTGGCGGTTCGGCAGGCTGCCCACCAGCAGCAGGGCGACTAG